The following nucleotide sequence is from Acinetobacter equi.
AAAATAGATGGATAATTAGGGATATTGTCACTATTGGCTCCAAGTTTAATGAGTTGATTTTTAAAAGCTAATAAACCAAATTCTTGACCTAAGCGAACAGCAGATAAGTTATATGAATTTGCTAAGGCTTGAACCATTGGAACCATGCCATATTCACGACCACTATAATTTTTTGGTGTCCAGTTTCTACCGCCAGAAGGAATAGAGATGGTTGTATCAGAAATTAGTGATGCCCAAGTATATCGATCTGATTCAATCGCATTTAGATAAATGACAGGTTTTAATAAAGAGCCTACTTGACGACGAGCATCTAAGGCACGGTTAAATCCTGTAAAGTCTTGAGAAGAACCAACAACAGAAATTAATTCACCATTTTCAGGGTGAATAATCACAACAGCACCTTGTAAATCTTTTAATCGTTTAGGATTTGCTTTTGCTAATCGTTCAACTGAAGATTTAAATGAATTTTGCACTTTAATTTGAGATACAGGATCTAGGGTTGTAAAAATTCGTAGACCTTGATTCGTTAAATCACTTTCTTGATATTCACTTTTTAATTGACGACGTACAACATCTAAAAAATCTGGGAAACGTGCAGCACCAATTGAAGGTTTTGCCACAACACCAAGAGGGCGTGCTGATTCAGTTTCATATTGTTCAGGCGTTAAAAAGCCCATTACGACCATATTATTTAAAACAATATTACGACGTTTAAGAGCACTTTCAGGATTTCTCCATGGATTATATAGGGAAGGTCCTTGAACTAAACCAACTAAATAAGCCTGTTGAGCAATATTAAGTTCTTGCAGAGGTAAGCCAAAATAGAATTGTGCTGCTAATCCATAACCATTAATAGAATAACTACCGCTTTGACCTAAATTCACTTCATTGAGATAAGCTTCTAAAATTTCATTTTTAGAATAATGGAAATCAACTAAAACTGACATCAAAGCTTCATTGACTTTACGTTTGAATGTTCTTTCTGGGGTCAAATAAAAGTTTTTTACTAATTGTTGAGTGAGTGTTGAACCACCTTGGCGTTTTCCACCTGTAACATTACTTACAATTGCACGAGCGGTACCTCGAATAGAAATACCGTGATGTTTATAGAAATTTCTATCTTCTGTTGCAATTAATGCTTCAATCAGTGGTTTAGGAACTTTGTTTAATTTAATCAGAACACGGTCTTCATTATGCTGAGGATAAATTCCACCTACAAGCAGAGGTTCTAAACGGGCAATTCCAGTAGATGAGGGTTTTGTTGCGCTGACATCTGCAATACGATCTTGTGCAAATATCACTTTTAAAATTTGTTCAGGTTCAACACTATCGCCAAAGTCAAAACCGCGTGTATGAACATAAACTGTTTCACCATTAACTAAATAATGACCTGTTTTTGTATAATTGTCAGAGTTTTTATAACCGAGTAATTTTAATTCTTCTAGGAAATCTGCTTTGCTCACAGGGGCATTATTAAAAATTTCTAATGGGCGAGCAAAAACTTTGGCAGGAATATCCCAACGTTTACCTTCAAATTTTTCACGTACGACGTTATCCATCCGAATAAGATAGACACTAAAAGCAATAAATGCACCGATGATAATGACGCAAAAAAGAAGTGCGAAAAGACCTATACCACGTTCATACTTCATATAAATTATTTAATTCCTAACTATATTTGTTAATCATGCGAAGCTTTTCAGCTTTTTGCAATATTTAATCTGTGAAAATTTAAAGTATAAAATTTAAAAATATTCACTTTGTCATATTTTAAAAATTATTAAAAAGTTCTTGGTTAATGTTATTATATGTGTCGAATCGTATGGGAGCGATATCGCTGGTGCAAATTTCACATAAGAATTTTCGAAACATTGGACTTATTGGTCGTCCTGGCAAATCTTCTGTCGTTGAAACGCTAAACCTTATTCATGATCATATCCTAAGTATAGGTTTACATCCAATTTTTGATTCGGAAACGGCAGAATTAGTTCCCTATAAGAATACGCAAACAGTTAGTAGATCACTACTTGGTGAAGTTGTTGATTTAGTGATAGTGGTTGGTGGTGATGGCTCATTGCTTCATGCTGCGCGTGCATTGGTTAAATATAATACGCCTGTGATAGGAATAAACCGTGGTCGTCTAGGTTTTTTAACAGATATTAAGCCGACCGAAGTTTTATTTAAGCTTGATCAAGTTTTACAGGGACAATTTCAGTTGGATCGCCGTTTTTTATTGGAAATGGAAATTCGTTCTAAAGGTGAATCGATCTATGAAGCCATTGCACTGAACGATGTTGTCTTACATTCAGGTAAATCAGTTCATATGATTGATTTTGATTTACATATTGATGGCCAATATGTTTATAGACAACATAGTGATGGATTAATAGTATCTACCCCGACGGGCTCAACAGCTTATGCGCTATCGGGCGGGGGTCCAATTTTACATCCAAGTATGGATGCGATTGCTTTAGTCCCAATGCACCCACATACTTTGTCATCTCGTCCAATTGTAGTTGGTGGGCAAAGTGAAATTAAAATTGAAATTAAAGAAAATCGTGTGTTACCTATGGTTAGTGCAGATGGTCAACATAGTGTTTCATTAAGTATTGGCGATAGTTTGCATATCCGCAAGCACCCTTATAAACTGAACTTACTTCATCCACCTGGCTATGATTTTTATATGGCATGCCGTACAAAGTTAGGCTGGAATCAAGATTTTGAATCTTTACAACTACAGGATTAATCATGAATATTGAACAAATGCTAGCAGTGCTCGATCCTGAAATTGTTAGCCGTTTAAAAACTGCAATTGAAATTGGTAAATGGCCTAATGGTGTAGTATTAACCCAAGAACAGCGTCATACATGTATGCAAGCGGTTTATGCTTGGGAAGCTAAACATTTGCCTGAAACAGAGCGTAGTGGTTATATTGATCGTGGAACAAAAGAAGAAGATGAACATTGTGATTCACATGTAGAAGAACCAGAATTTAAACCAATTCGTTTTGTTTAAGTTTTGTTGTAATAAAAAGCCGACTATAATTTAGTCGGTTTTTTGTTTGAAAAATTAACAAATAAGGCGAGTTTCCCACAGTTGTTTTGCTTTTGTGATGGCCTCTTGATAGGTTGTGCAAACATTCATTGTGTATAAAGCAATACCTATTGTTTCAATGGTTGCAAGCTCACCATAGGAATGAGTTTGTTTGCCCTCCCAAACAGCTTTAAATATATCTAAATCTAACTCTTCTTCAATTGGACTACGATTATCTGTGAGTTTCGGTAATTCAAGCTCATAGAGCTCACCATGTTTGATGCCACAAATCAGGGTTTTTGCATCTGGATTACGTTCAAATTCACCACCTTCACCCTTAATTACAGCGCTGTTTTGATAGCCTAATTGGAACGCAGCTTGTTGATGTGAAGAACGATAAGCGGGATGGAAAATTGCTTGTAATGTCGCTTTTGCATTAAATGGGTTAATGAGTCGTGCTAGTGTATGAACAGGGGAGCGTAAACCCATAATATTACGTAGTGAGATAAGTTCATCTAATATCGGTGAAATCACTGTTAAAGGTAAATATGCAAAGTTATTCTGTTTAAGTTGGTCAATAACGTCTTGTTCATTTTGACAAATAGAATGGCCTAAAAACTCTAAAACTTGTTCAGTATAAATTCGGTTAATAGTATGTCCAGAAGCACCATGCATGACGATTTTAAAGCCATGTTTTGCTAATGTGAGAGCAGATAAAATGAACCAAGGAAAATGTTTTCTTTTTCCAGCATAAGAAGACCAATCTAAATCGATGGTTAAATTCTGGAAAGATAATTGATCTTTTGTTGCTTGGACAAAACCTGTTAGCTCATCTACTGATTCTTCTTTCACACGTAATAGCATTAAAAAAGCACCCAACTGAACATCTAAAACTTCATTATTTAAAATCATGGAAAAAGCTTGATAAGCTTCATCGTAAGTTAAAGAGCGAGCCCCATTTTTACCTTTACCAATAATCCGTACAAATTGAGCAAAAGGATGTTCAAAGTCTTTATAAAGATTACGTTGCTGAGTAGTCATTTCTTCATCATGTATTCATGTTAACCTAGATAATATGCCATAAAATATAAATAAGAAAAGGAAGCATATCGCTTCCTTTTATATAAGGTATATCTATTCACTGACAATTTTGGGTATTTGTGTCTGATTTTTCATAGTTTGATCAAATGTGTCCTTATTTAATGCTTTATCCCATTTAGCAACAACAACAACAGCACATGCGTTACCGACTAAATTGGTCAAAGCACGACATTCAGACATAAAACGATCAATACCTAAAATAAGTGCCATACCTGCGACAGGTACAGTAGGAACAACGGATAAGGTTGCAGCAAGAGTAATAAAGCCCGCACCTGTTACACCAGCGGCACCTTTGGAGCTAATCATAGCGACAAGTAAAAGGGTAATCTGTTGACCGATCGTTAAATCAATATTACAGGCTTGAGCAATAAATAATGCGGCCATTGTCATGTAAATATTAGTTCCATCAAGGTTAAATGAATAACCAGTAGGAATCACCATCCCAACGACAGATTTTTCACAACCTGCTTGTTCCATTTTTCGCATTAAACTTGGTAATGCGGCTTCAGAAGAGCTCGTTCCAAGTACAAGCCATAGTTCATCTTTAATATAACGAATAAGATCAAGAATGGAGAAGCCGTTATAACGAGCAACTAAACCTAAAACGACCAATACAAAAAGTAAAGATGTAATGTAAAAGGTTGCAATCAGGAACATAA
It contains:
- the mrcB gene encoding penicillin-binding protein 1B, which translates into the protein MKYERGIGLFALLFCVIIIGAFIAFSVYLIRMDNVVREKFEGKRWDIPAKVFARPLEIFNNAPVSKADFLEELKLLGYKNSDNYTKTGHYLVNGETVYVHTRGFDFGDSVEPEQILKVIFAQDRIADVSATKPSSTGIARLEPLLVGGIYPQHNEDRVLIKLNKVPKPLIEALIATEDRNFYKHHGISIRGTARAIVSNVTGGKRQGGSTLTQQLVKNFYLTPERTFKRKVNEALMSVLVDFHYSKNEILEAYLNEVNLGQSGSYSINGYGLAAQFYFGLPLQELNIAQQAYLVGLVQGPSLYNPWRNPESALKRRNIVLNNMVVMGFLTPEQYETESARPLGVVAKPSIGAARFPDFLDVVRRQLKSEYQESDLTNQGLRIFTTLDPVSQIKVQNSFKSSVERLAKANPKRLKDLQGAVVIIHPENGELISVVGSSQDFTGFNRALDARRQVGSLLKPVIYLNAIESDRYTWASLISDTTISIPSGGRNWTPKNYSGREYGMVPMVQALANSYNLSAVRLGQEFGLLAFKNQLIKLGANSDNIPNYPSIFLGAVDLTPIEMAGIYGNFATGGFKYPIKAIRSVVDSNGRVLDHYGLTVQQTIDPSSAYILNYGLQQVMSAGTGRSAYNTLPASLNLAGKSGTTNDTRDSWFAGYSGNYVSVVWLGLDNNAVTGLTGSSGALPVWSNIMKQLRQKPVALRQPDNVQWHWIDTYSGYLSGQGCEGAIRIPLRQNQVPRHATECGLPHYQVEAASEALSPDEYNQPDSIEMYLNENEE
- a CDS encoding NAD(+) kinase is translated as MLLYVSNRMGAISLVQISHKNFRNIGLIGRPGKSSVVETLNLIHDHILSIGLHPIFDSETAELVPYKNTQTVSRSLLGEVVDLVIVVGGDGSLLHAARALVKYNTPVIGINRGRLGFLTDIKPTEVLFKLDQVLQGQFQLDRRFLLEMEIRSKGESIYEAIALNDVVLHSGKSVHMIDFDLHIDGQYVYRQHSDGLIVSTPTGSTAYALSGGGPILHPSMDAIALVPMHPHTLSSRPIVVGGQSEIKIEIKENRVLPMVSADGQHSVSLSIGDSLHIRKHPYKLNLLHPPGYDFYMACRTKLGWNQDFESLQLQD
- a CDS encoding YeaC family protein, whose product is MNIEQMLAVLDPEIVSRLKTAIEIGKWPNGVVLTQEQRHTCMQAVYAWEAKHLPETERSGYIDRGTKEEDEHCDSHVEEPEFKPIRFV
- a CDS encoding glycosyl transferase family protein, with the translated sequence MTTQQRNLYKDFEHPFAQFVRIIGKGKNGARSLTYDEAYQAFSMILNNEVLDVQLGAFLMLLRVKEESVDELTGFVQATKDQLSFQNLTIDLDWSSYAGKRKHFPWFILSALTLAKHGFKIVMHGASGHTINRIYTEQVLEFLGHSICQNEQDVIDQLKQNNFAYLPLTVISPILDELISLRNIMGLRSPVHTLARLINPFNAKATLQAIFHPAYRSSHQQAAFQLGYQNSAVIKGEGGEFERNPDAKTLICGIKHGELYELELPKLTDNRSPIEEELDLDIFKAVWEGKQTHSYGELATIETIGIALYTMNVCTTYQEAITKAKQLWETRLIC